In Streptomyces asoensis, a single genomic region encodes these proteins:
- a CDS encoding GuaB1 family IMP dehydrogenase-related protein codes for MRFLNDIQPAYDLTYDDVFMVPSRSAVGSRQSVDLDAPDGTGTTIPLVVANMTAVAGRRMAETMARRGGLVVIPQDIPIDVVTDVITWVKSRHLVLDTPIVLAPHQTVADALALLPKRAHNAGVVVDEEFRPVGVVTDADLSGVDRFTQLEVVMSRDLLLLDADIDPREAFNTLDAANRRYAPAVDADGKLAGILTRKGALRATLYTPAVDADGKLRVAAAVGINGDVAGKAKQLLDAGVDTLVIDTAHGHQESMISAIRTVRALDPRVPIVAGNIVSAEGVKDLVDAGADIIKVGVGPGAMCTTRMMTGVGRPQFSAVLECAAEARKYGKHVWADGGVRHPRDVAMALAAGASNVMIGSWFAGTYESPGDLQQDAGGRLYKESFGMASARAVANRTSDESAYDRARKALFEEGISTSRMFLDPARPGVEDLVDSVVAGVRSSCTYAGAASLEEFAEKAVVGIQSAAGYAEGKPLHASW; via the coding sequence GTGCGTTTCCTCAACGACATCCAGCCCGCCTACGACCTCACCTACGACGACGTCTTCATGGTGCCGAGCCGCAGCGCGGTCGGGTCGCGGCAGAGCGTCGACCTCGACGCTCCCGACGGCACGGGGACCACGATCCCGCTGGTCGTCGCCAACATGACCGCCGTGGCCGGCCGCCGGATGGCCGAGACCATGGCCCGGCGCGGCGGACTGGTGGTCATCCCCCAGGACATCCCGATCGACGTCGTCACCGACGTCATCACCTGGGTCAAGAGCCGCCACCTGGTGCTGGACACCCCGATCGTGCTCGCCCCCCACCAGACCGTCGCCGACGCCCTCGCCCTGCTGCCCAAGCGCGCGCACAACGCCGGTGTCGTCGTCGACGAGGAGTTCCGTCCGGTCGGTGTCGTCACCGACGCGGACCTGAGCGGGGTCGACCGCTTCACGCAGCTCGAGGTCGTCATGTCCCGCGACCTGCTGCTCCTGGACGCCGACATCGACCCGCGCGAGGCCTTCAACACCCTCGACGCGGCCAACCGGCGCTACGCCCCGGCCGTGGACGCCGACGGCAAGCTCGCCGGCATCCTCACCCGCAAGGGCGCCCTGCGCGCCACCCTGTACACGCCCGCCGTGGACGCCGACGGCAAGCTGCGGGTGGCCGCCGCCGTCGGGATCAACGGCGATGTCGCGGGCAAGGCCAAGCAGCTGCTCGACGCGGGCGTGGACACGCTCGTCATCGACACCGCGCACGGTCACCAGGAGTCGATGATCAGCGCGATCCGGACCGTGCGCGCGCTCGACCCGCGGGTCCCGATCGTCGCCGGCAACATCGTGTCGGCCGAGGGCGTCAAGGACCTCGTCGACGCGGGCGCCGACATCATCAAGGTCGGGGTCGGCCCGGGCGCCATGTGCACCACCCGCATGATGACCGGCGTGGGCCGCCCGCAGTTCTCGGCGGTCCTGGAGTGCGCGGCCGAGGCCAGGAAGTACGGCAAGCACGTGTGGGCCGACGGCGGTGTCCGTCACCCGCGCGACGTCGCCATGGCGCTGGCCGCCGGTGCCTCCAACGTGATGATCGGGTCCTGGTTCGCCGGCACCTACGAGTCGCCGGGCGACCTCCAGCAGGACGCGGGCGGCCGTCTGTACAAGGAGTCCTTCGGCATGGCGTCCGCGCGTGCCGTCGCCAACCGCACGTCCGACGAGTCCGCCTACGACCGCGCCCGCAAGGCGCTGTTCGAGGAGGGCATCTCCACCTCCCGGATGTTCCTCGACCCGGCCCGTCCGGGCGTCGAGGACCTCGTCGACTCGGTCGTCGCGGGCGTCCGCTCGTCGTGCACGTACGCGGGCGCGGCCTCCCTGGAGGAGTTCGCCGAGAAGGCCGTCGTCGGCATCCAGAGCGCGGCCGGCTACGCCGAGGGCAAGCCGCTGCACGCGAGCTGGTAG
- a CDS encoding amino acid permease, whose amino-acid sequence MLDQGAPPRQRGTTGPASPGAVARLMRRKPVERLVAEGGQGEGGSLRRSLGLWQLTMISIGATLGTGIFVVLGEAVPKAGPAVTLSFVIAGLTALFSALSYAELAGTIPVAGSSYSYAYATMGELIAWICGWCLVLEYGVSVAAVAVGWGEYLNELLDGTIGVTIPDALSAPPGDGGIFNLPALIVVLLAMAFLLGGARESARANTIMVAVKIAALVLFCAIGVQGFRSGNYEHFMPLGMAGVSAAGATLFFSYIGFDAASTAGEEAKNAQRDLPRAIMLSLVIVTALYVLVAAVAVGAKPWQRFGDSEAALAQIMREVTGQSFWGTLLAFCAVIAIASVVLTVLYGQTRILFAMSRDGLVPKVFSRVHPRTGAPRANTVIVSLFCGVLAAAIPLGQLADATSIGTLFAFGLVNIAVVVLRRTRPGMSRTFRVPFSPVLPAVGLGLCVWMMGSLSAVTWVVFGVWMAVGLVVYFLYGHRRSRLAEPAPSEK is encoded by the coding sequence GTGCTCGATCAAGGCGCACCCCCGCGACAGCGCGGCACAACAGGTCCCGCGTCCCCCGGTGCCGTCGCGCGCCTCATGCGGCGCAAGCCCGTGGAACGGCTGGTCGCCGAGGGCGGACAGGGCGAAGGAGGGTCGCTCAGGCGCTCCCTCGGACTGTGGCAGCTCACGATGATCAGCATCGGGGCGACCCTCGGCACCGGCATCTTCGTCGTGCTCGGCGAGGCGGTGCCCAAGGCCGGTCCCGCCGTCACCCTGTCGTTCGTGATCGCCGGACTCACCGCGCTCTTCTCGGCCCTGTCCTACGCCGAACTCGCGGGCACCATCCCGGTCGCCGGATCCTCGTACTCGTATGCGTACGCAACGATGGGCGAGCTGATCGCCTGGATCTGCGGCTGGTGTCTGGTCCTGGAGTACGGCGTGTCGGTCGCCGCCGTCGCCGTCGGCTGGGGCGAGTACCTCAACGAGCTGCTCGACGGGACGATCGGCGTGACCATCCCGGACGCGCTGTCGGCGCCGCCGGGCGACGGGGGGATCTTCAACCTGCCCGCGCTCATCGTCGTCCTGCTCGCCATGGCCTTCCTGCTCGGCGGCGCCCGCGAGTCCGCGCGGGCCAACACGATCATGGTGGCCGTGAAGATCGCCGCGCTGGTGCTGTTCTGCGCCATCGGCGTCCAGGGCTTCCGCTCCGGCAACTACGAGCACTTCATGCCGCTCGGCATGGCGGGCGTCAGTGCGGCCGGGGCGACGCTGTTCTTCTCGTACATCGGCTTCGACGCGGCCTCCACCGCCGGTGAGGAGGCGAAGAACGCACAGCGCGACCTGCCCCGCGCGATCATGCTGTCGCTCGTCATCGTGACGGCGCTGTACGTCCTCGTCGCCGCGGTCGCCGTGGGCGCCAAGCCCTGGCAGCGGTTCGGCGACTCCGAGGCCGCGCTCGCCCAGATCATGCGCGAGGTGACCGGCCAGTCGTTCTGGGGGACCCTCCTCGCCTTCTGCGCGGTCATCGCCATCGCGAGCGTCGTCCTGACGGTGCTGTACGGCCAGACCCGCATCCTGTTCGCCATGTCCCGGGACGGGCTGGTGCCCAAGGTGTTCTCCCGCGTGCACCCGAGGACCGGCGCGCCCCGGGCGAACACGGTGATCGTGTCGCTGTTCTGCGGGGTGCTGGCCGCCGCGATCCCGCTGGGCCAGCTGGCGGACGCCACCAGCATCGGCACCCTGTTCGCGTTCGGGCTCGTCAACATCGCGGTCGTGGTGCTGCGCCGGACCCGTCCGGGGATGTCCCGCACCTTCCGGGTGCCCTTCTCGCCGGTGCTGCCGGCCGTGGGCCTCGGCCTGTGCGTCTGGATGATGGGCAGCCTTTCGGCCGTCACCTGGGTGGTCTTCGGAGTCTGGATGGCGGTCGGGCTCGTGGTCTACTTCCTCTACGGCCATCGCCGCTCCCGCCTCGCGGAGCCCGCACCATCTGAGAAGTGA